TCCACATGAACTTTATAACGGTTAAGAAGGAATGGCAGGCTTGCTGAGTTGGCATCAGCCAAAGACAAGATGATACTTGAGACGAGGTCATGCACATGCCCAGGAAACACTGGATCTTTCTTGGTTGCAAAGTGTTTGCCCTTAAACCTTAAGCCTTGGAGGTATGTGGACGGTGGCCTGGGCCCTCTGCGACAGACTCAGCAAACGCACTGATTTGGAGTGACAGCTGCATCTGATTTCAACTCCCCATTCTTTGTAGGATGTCACCCCGCAAAACTTCCTTGCTGTGTTGAGAGGTGATGCAGAGGCAGTGGAGGGCAAAGGATCTGGAAAGGTCTTGAAGAGGTAATGTCTGTTTATGGCTGTCACACTTTTCTGAATGACGTGGTACTCCAGAACTGAGAATTCAAACAGGCCTTGCCCTTTGTTCCCGGACTATTTACCTGTGAGAGATGGCAGCGTGGGGACCTTTGCCCTGACAGGCTGCACAGACCTGGTGGCTTCTTTTGGCAGCCCATTTCTGTAACGAATTAACCCTGTGATCCAGGGTCCCTGGTTAGTCTTAGTGAAATGTTCCCCGTCACTTAAACCTGCTACGTTTTGTTATCTGTGGATCCTGGTTCTGGTCGGTTCCACTACCAGGGGAACACGCCAAGACAGGCGTGAGGCTCTGTGGCCAATCAGGTTGTAgggcccccgccccgcctcctGCCGACCCTGTGCTCTGATGGCGGGTCAGCCCAGTGGGAGGAGGACATTTGTAAGTTGAGAGCAAACCTCCGTATGGGAGAAAATTCATCCCATTGCTTGCCCTGTTGGCTGTGGGTTAGAGATGTCTTGTTTAGCATCTCTTTATGCAGCATTTTGACGTGATGTCAGGGACCTTAGGAGCGTGACTTCAGAGAGTCTCAGGTACTTGGCAAATGGTGCTGTTTCCCTTATGCCCGAGGGGAGGCCTGGGCACAAGTAGCTCGTGTGAGTTAGAGCAGAGGCGGACATCTGCGCGGGATGAAGCAAATTGCCTCCGAGTGAGTTACTGCATCTCTGCAACCTTGAAGCAGGGCCCTCTGAGTGGAAGCCTGGTGAGGGGGCGCAGGTGGGCGTCCCAGGCCGTGTGCAGGCCGAGGGGCCCGGAGAGGCAGTCAGAGCTGCAGGACCGTGCTTGGCGGTGTGTCCTGGCTCCCTTACTTGTTTCGGAGAGATCTGGTGGCACAGAGTGGCCGCCCGGGATGAGGCCCTGTTGCCAGAGGCCTTGCTGTCCAGATCACCCTGGGCTGTCTGCCGAGCACCCTCCCGGCTGTGACTGAGATCCTCCAGACTCTGGGACGCACCTCGTGGTTCAGAACGGCACCCAGCGGGAGCAGAGGAAACAGGCTGGGCGGCGGGctcctgggcccctcctcccacctggctGGGAGACTGTAACCTCAGATCTCTCCTGAGTTTTTTGATCGGGGTGGCATTTCAGTCCAAATGGTCCACTTGGACTCTCATGCTCGTGTGCGTGTCTCTTGGCAGTGGCCCCCGGGACCACGTGTTCGTTTACTTCACTGATCACGGAGCCACTGGAATACTGGTGTTTCCTAATGACGATGTgagtttttcttaatgttttaaagaCAAGCTGGGGGGAactctctggcggtccagtggttaggactccacactgtcactgccgagggcccgggttcaattcctggtcgggggacccacaagccatgtggtacggccaaaaaaaaaaaaaaaaacaagctgggagaatgggaaacaaacaaaacctcagtGTTGGCAGGCCACCTGTGATGTGTGTCTCTAACATCCTACAGCGTAGGTTCGTATGTGGCCGCTGAGGGTGAGGTCACATTTCGCAGCTTGCAATCTATCCAGAGGCATCTCTTCCGGCAGGTTTTCCCTGCGTGTCTCCTGACATCACAGCATGAGTCGCTGTCCCTGAACTTGGGTGCAGTGCACTAGACGCAGTCATAGAACACAGTCCCTGAATGCTCCGGACAAAGTGATGAGGAAGCACATCTGCTTCCCCTTTTTATTATGTGATTAAAGCCCTCCATGATGTTCTGGGATAATGCTGTTCACCACGATTATTTAGAAATCTCTCAGgatttctaaataagaatttataaAGCATCATTAAGACTTGATTAGTGGGTTATCCAGCAAATGGTTTCTCTTGATGTGTTTGGTCTGAATGTCCATATTCTTACCTTTCAGCTTCACGTCAAGGACCTGAATGAGACCATCCATTACATGCACAAACACAAGAAGTACCAAAAGGTGATGTCAGTGCTTGGGGTAGCCTTGGGGGAGGAATGTGAGGGATGCAGTGGAAGCAAAGCCCATGGTTCTTCGACAGGCCTCCTAGCTCTGGATGGGCTGTGGTTTTTGGAAAGGGTGTCCTTTCAATCAGTCTTGACCTCTGGTCTCCCAGGATTAGCTTTTTGTGATTCTACAGCTTCAGCTGTTATATCAGAATCACTGGCGACCTTGTTAAAGTACAGTGtgggccccagccccagaatTTGGCTCAGTTGTTCTGGGGAGAGGCCTGCGGGtttgcctttctgagttttcaggtgatactgatgctgctggactagggaccacactttgaggactACTGTTTCTAGGGCTGTCACCAATCTGGGGCAGCTGGGGAGGAAAATACCACCTTCTTATTTTCCCTTTGGCCCTCTCTGGCCCCcgcgccttttttttttttttttttttggtggtacgcgggcttctcgctgctgtggcctctcccgttgcggagcacaggctccggacgcgcaggctcagcggccatggctcacgggcccagctgctccaccgcatgtgggatcttcccggaccggggcacgaacccatgtcccctgcatcggcaggcggactcccaaccactgcgccaccagggaagccctctctggccCCTTTTGCACCCCGTGTGGAACCTGTGTAGCTTAGGTGTGTATGTGTTAGTAAGGTGTTTTGCTCTTGGAAACTGCTCCCGGCGTTGGATGGCAGATCAGTTTTCCTTAGCATCACCTATGGCTCCatatttttctgcattatttcAGCTAATAGATCATTTTATTCTATTAGTCATGCATAAATTTGGGTCCTTCTGGTTTGTATGACAACAGCTTCTGTAGCCTCTGCTTCTTACAGCAGAGATGTCTCCCAAAAGCAAAAGTGAAAGACTCTTAAGAAACACGtcaccccaataaagatgttaaaaaaaaaaaatctgtttcacccttccaaaaaaaaagaaaaaaaaagaaaaaaaaagaaacacgtCAAGAGAGTGGGCAAAGTCAAAGTAGCATTTACGAGAGGCCTGTGCCTGGACGGGGTGAGTTCACCTGTCTCATTCACCTCCCAGATGGTGTTCTACATTGAAGCCTGCGAGTCTGGGTCCATGATGAGCCACCTGCCCCCCAACATCGATGGTAGGTGGTGGGAACACTGGCCTCTGAGCCAGGCTGGGTGAGCACCTTGCTACATGGTGCAATTGGACATTCTCTGAATCTGCCCATGGGAAGAACCAAGTGTCTTACATAAGCCAGGCCTAGGCCAGCCTAGTGCTTGGAAGTAGGGGGATACCTGTGGGCAGCTCTGAGCTTCTTCTTCTCCTGGAGGATTAGTGGTCAGGGGATGAAGGGATGGAAGCTCTTGATGTGAACTCTGTAGTGCTCTGCCGGGTTCTAATAGGGCTACTTAAGACCAAGATCACAGTCTTTGGACCAGCCTCTGTCCTTTGAGATGCGTTGCTTGCTGGCTCTCTGATCTTGGGCAGGTGACTTACCCTCTTGGACCCTCagatttactcatctgtaaaatggggataaagatAGTGTCTGTTAGGAGAGTTACATTTTAAGCAATGACATCTGTCCAGCATAGTTCTGAGCCCATGGTAGCTAGGTAGTAAATGGTAGGGATTTCATATGTTCAGTCCATCTAAGTGTTTCTTTAATGAATGTTCACTTTCTATGGAAATGAAATGAGGTCCAAATCCTTCAAGATTCCAGAGCTACTCAGATCTGTTAGCACTATCTAACAGTGTCTATCAGCTGGCTTCTCTTTTTCCACATTTAGTTTTAGATGAGTTACTGAAACTCAGTGAGCAGGGCTGGATACAAGGAggtctccctgccctccctgagCTGATCATAGGTGACCTGCTTTGATTGCACTAGGAAAGGAGGAGGAACTCAAGCCTCAAGTGGAATCCGCAGACAGCCGAGAATAAAACACGACTGAAATGTGTCTTTTAATTCCTCGTAGTTTATGCAACTACTGCTGCCAACCCCAGGGAGTCGTCCTATGCGTGTTACTACGATGAGGCGAGGTCCACGTTCCTGGGGGACTGGTATAGTGTCAACTGGATGGAAGACTCGGACGTGGTGAGACATCTGGGGGCCGACTGCTTAGCTGAGGCTTAGCTGTCAGCTGCGATCGTCAAAGGACTCGACTGTTTTCATTTTCGCAGGAGGATCTGACCAAGGAGACCCTCCACAAGCAGTACCAGCTGGTGAAGTCCCACACCAACACCAGCCACGTCATGCAGTATGGAAACAAGGTGAGGAGGGGAGCCTCGCACTTCTGATGATGCCTCAAGTCTCAGGCTGACTCACCGGGGACGTTTCTCTCCCGGTGAAGAGAAACGGGATCCATCCGGGCGAGGAACGGCTGAGGCAGGGCTGGCTCTGTCTCTCATGGCCGCTCCATCCTGGAGATCCCGCCTGTGCTTTGGAATCAGACTTAGGTTCAAACTCACAAAGTGGTGAGACTTTGGGCAACCTACCTGACCTCTCTGAAACCTCTGTGTTTCCTCCTTGGTCAAAGCCCTAGTGCACAAGGTGATAAGGAGCAAAAAGAAGGGGGTCCATCACGTGCGCAAAGCACACAGTGAGAGTTTACTGAGTCGAAAGCTTCTCCTGTGAGTTCTGTGGCTTTGCCCCGTAGAACCCCACACCCTGAGTCCTCCGGGGTCCAGCCTTCCTGCAGTTGCAGGATGTTATCTTGACCCTCTGGCTATATAAATTCGAGACTTTTACcgcccctaccccccacccccccagctaTGTTCAGAAGGGGCCTAGGTGGTAAAATAGGTCAGTCCATCAGGGCTGCCCGGACAGAGGTCATAGCAGGTGGCTGCTGAAGGCTTGGGCCTTAGGTGCCACCCCTGGGGCTAGCCCTCGGGATGTGTGCAGGGCTTCCAGGAGTCTGTACGACCAGACATCACCCCTCAGGTGGCCTGCCACCAGCTGAGAGCTCGCCAGCTGAGTTCTGTTCCTTTGATGTGAGCATTGGCCTTCTAGAAGACCTTGTGAGCAGTCAGTCCAGCTATTCCCTTCAGCACTTCTCGGGCAGAGTGTCGATTGGAGGGCCTGGGAGCCAACAGGGCAGTCACAGGCCACGAGAAGTGCACTCAGGATGCCGTGGGCTTGGCCAGGCTTTTGAGGGGGGGTAGTGGGGAGGTAGAGCAGCGAGAAGGCCAGGGAAAGGTAATTCAGAGGGGGCAGGGTCAAAGGTGGCGCTGCCCCAGCTTTGTAGGgggactggagggagggagggtaccAGCCACAACTCTTCTGCCCTGAGCTTTCTGTTCTCTTTACAATTTCCTCCACATTAGCCACGTCTGCTCTTGGTAGAGGAGGTATGAAGGATCTTTTCTAAGCATTATGTTTCTATATACGTGTgcgtatattttaatttttgttttagaacTGTTTTTAGATTAGCGCCGCTTGGTTTAGGAACATGACTGCTTGTagcatttctttccctctgaatCGGGATCCAGTCTGCAGTGACCCCTGCAGGCAAACACAGCCAGGCAGTCGGGCCCGTTTGTTAGGCCCTGATGCCAAGTCGGCCCCGCCCCTCGGTGGCCTTAGCTCTGCCCATCTCAGTGGACCCAGACCTCAGCTCTGACCTGGACAGATGCTCTGCACCTTCCTTCTGCTGGTCACTAGGGGCAGGCGGGTGAGCGTGGAGGGGTGAGCACAACCCAGGGTCACCCCTGGCTGAAACGACTCTGGTATGAGCGTGGCGGAACTGGGTAGCGGTTCTGCTGCAGAGGATGCCAGGCAGCTTCGAAGTTCATCATCGGTGGATTTCAGGTGGTCAAATGCATTGCCTCGCCCGCTGCTGAAGACCAAGCGCGTGCTTTCAGGCTGCGATTGTGACCCTTCAGTGGTCCTGAAACCACGTGCGGGGAGCTGTGGACTCCAGGACCCAAGGGACGTTTGGCACATCTGCCCCTCCCACTCAaactgactctctctctctctctctctccccccaccccctcgcccgctccctctccccctccctccccagtccaTCTCTGCCATGAAGTTGATGCAGTTTCAGGGTCTGAAACACAAAGCTAGTTCTcccatctccctgcccccagtcAAACACCTTGACCTCACTCCAAGCCCCGAGGTGCCCCTCACCATCATGAAAAGGAAACTGATGAGCACCAATGACCTGCACGAGTCCAGGCGTCTCGTCAAGAAGATCGACAGGCAGCTGGAGGTAAGTGGTGGCGAAGCTGCGGCTCCCAGACTTGCCGGGCAGCGTGTGCGAGTCCTGTCTCTGCCTCCTGACCATAAATCCGTGTTGGTGGGAGCCAAGTGACAGAGCTCTGGGGTCACCCTCCTCCTGCCACACTGGGggtacatgggaaaggaaaccagGCTTTGTACTCGCTGTAAAATGGACATGAGTGAGCAGGGCAGTGGCCAGCTTCATTAGTAAACTGGCCTTGACCTCTTTGGaagcaggaagcaaagagagggaGCCTGTCTCCTGCCAAGAAGCCACGGCATATGGGTGTTTCCTCTTTTACACCTAGTTGCTtacaagacatttttattttgctgctTGGTGAGTTAGTAGCTaatcatatttaaaaacaaaaatccagtcCACAAAAAATTTCTGCTGCCTTAGGAAATCATAGTCACGGCCCCAAATTCTTCCTAAAATGCTTGAGCAATCTTTTACGATGACTGGGTTTGTTTTCAGCAGCTCATCAGTTTGTCTGCAACTGGccaaatttcttttcaaattctagCTGTGTGGCTAGAACCACCAGGCGTGTACTCACGAGATGCTGGGCGAAGACTGTCCATTCAACAAAGCCAGCTGTGTAGACTCTATCCCCTCATCAGCGCAGCACAGGGACTGATGTGCTGGGATACAGCCTGAATTttctagggaagaaaaaaaaaaaaatctgtgtgatCTGTCTTAAAGTCGTATATCTCATAATCCTGACAGCTAGCAATCCTACACGTGGTACATTAACCAGGATGGGgtttttgttgtagttgttgGTACCACAGTGTAATACAACAGTTCTCATATTTCTTTGCTCTCGGACCTCTTCACGCTCTTAAAATTATTgatcccaaagagcttttgttggTGTGGGTTATATCAATATTTACTGCGTTAGAAATGaacactgagatttttaaaatagtaactcACTTAGAAATAACAATAAACCCATTttgtgttaatatattttttatgaaaaagaattattttctaaaataaaaacaatttgggTGAGAAGAGTGGCATCACTACACTTTTGCAGATCTGTTTTCTGCCTGGCGTTATGGAAGACAGCTGGGTCATCGTACCTGGGTCTGCACTCACTGTTGGGCTCTTTTGTTCTGgttgaaatatataaagaaaatataacctTACACAGATACATAGTTGGGAAAGGGAGGACATTATGGAGCCCCCAAGAAGCCTGGGGGACCCCCGTGGTCCTGGACCACATGTTGAGACCCGCTGGTCTGGCGCACCGTGGGCAGGGAGCATTCGGGCATGAATGGAACAAACCCTGGCTGGGGAGCGGGAGGGTCAGGGGACTCGATTGAAAGTTTTGGTTGACATGGAAGCAGCTTTCTCCTTAATGATGCTGGCTTTCAttatctgggaagaaaatgatgtCCACCCTTTGCATCCTTCTGTCTAAGCATCTGATGGTTTCCAGAACGGACAAAGGTGCCTGTGAACACAAAGCACCGCTTATGGGACAACAGTCTGCTTTGGGGCACAATTTCTACATGCCCTCCCGCACCCCCCACTTCCTTAGCCTGGGCCATACCTGCTCTTCGGGTATTCAGATTTAAATGCTTCCATCATGCCCGAAGATCCCTAAAAGGCAAGGTATTCCTGAAGGGTTCCAGCTGTAACGGAAGCCTCGCGTGTGCACCTTTGGCCGCAGAAAGCATCTGTTGGCATCTCTTTCAACATACTGGGGTGGAGGCTCTATGAAAGAAGCATCTAACTGGTCCAGGGTTCCAGGAGAGACTACGTTAAGTAAGATACATTTGGAAAAGATGTGTTTCTTCACAGGTCAGAAATGTCATTGAGAAGTCAGTGCGGAAGATTGTCGCCTTGATCTCAGGGTCCGATGCCGAGGTAGACAGGCTCCTGTCCCAGAGAGCCCCGCTCACGGCGCACGACTGCTACCAGGCAGCCGTGTCGCACTTCCGCACGCACTGCTTCAACTGGCACAACCCCACGGTAAGTCCGGACCCTGGGGCTGCCGGCCTCTGCATCCTGCCTTCCGTGGGCCAACTAGCTTGGCCTTCCTCTGCATCTTAAACCCCAAACCTGAGTTAGTACTGTCCACTGGGAATCACATCAGGTGCATTGCCTTGTAGAAGGTTCCATCTTGTAGAAGAAGCAACAGGCTCATTCAGGGGCCTTTGGTGGGGATGCGAGAGGAGAAAAGTCATCCAAAATCACTGACCCTAAATCTTGGCCCCAGACACTCTGAACTGTCCCAGTGGCTGGGAGAGCTTACCAGTCAAAGACCATTCAACTGCTATTTCCATTGGCCTTTGAAGGGGACTTCCTTCCCTTCACACTGTGCCGTCCCTGCCAAACCCCACCCCTCCGCCCTGCCCCTCACACCAGCCACGCAGGTTTTCTCCCTTCTGGGTCTGTTCCGACCTCTTCCCCAGATTTGTTGTTGAAGCAGGCCCTGGCCCatggaggagaagaaaggacCTAGTTTCTGCAGATTGTCGAATGTCAGGGTTGGAAGGTACCTAAAAAGCCTCCTTTCTGGCCAGTACTTACATGATGCTTGGCTCCTTATAGGGGAGGGGTTAGCAAACTGTGGCCCGCAGGCCCGTTCCTGCCCACAGCCTGTTGGGTTTTTCCCCCCacagcctgtttttataaataaagttttatcaaaacacagccacactcagTCACATAGCTTTCACCctgcagcagagttgagtagttcaCGCAGCCTACaaagcctcaaatatttactgtctCGCCCTTGACAGAAAAGTTTGCCAAGTCCTGCTTTAGACCCATGCTCTTCGATAACAGTAGTCACTAGCCTCACGTGGCTCCTTAAACTTGAATTTAAATTGATtaaggattgacatatacacactacaatatatagaATAGGTAACTAAAAGAACCTACtaaatagcacagggaacgctactcaatactctgtaatgacctatatgggaaaagaatctgaaaaagaatggatatatgtgtatgtgtaactgactcactttgctgtacagcagaaactagcacaacattataaagcaactctactccagtagaaaaaaattaatttaaaataaagaaataaatggattaaaatgaAACCAAACGTAAAAGTCAGTTCCTTAGCTGCAGTAGCTACATTTCCCGTGTTTAGGAGCCACATGCGGTGAGTGGCTACTGAATTGAGAAcgttatagaacattttcattgttgCAGAAAGTCCTCTCTGGGCTGCGACGTGCAGACCATGGTCATCCTCAGATGCTTCTGAGGATGGAATGCTGGGCACTTGGGAGATAGCTCTCCATTATTAAGAggctcttaattttatttttcatttatttaacaaagcaTTCTCTttatttaatgactttttaaaattcccatttatttaacaaatacttaatCCTCTGGTGTTACATTTTTTGCCTGCTGGAATCACAGAAGGTAAACACCCCCAGTTATTTCCATCTTAGTTGCCACCTGTTTGGCAATCACTTACCATCTGTCTCCCTCACCACTGTGTCCCAGACTAAAAGCCAGGCTGCCAGGGGGAGGTCCGAGCTAACAGAGGGGAGCAGGGCCAGGGGGTTCTCGTCCAGGAGTCCTTACCTGGGCTTGAGGGTGCTGCCAATCCTGGGcacatgtgcattttttttttttttttacatctttattggagtataattgctttacaatggtgtgttagtttctgctttataacaaagtgaatcagttatacatatgttcccatatctcttccctcttgcgtctccctccctcccaccctccctatcccacccctccaggtggtcacaaagcaccgagctgatctccttgtgctatgcggctgcttcccactagctatctaccttacgtttggtagtgtatatatgtccatgccactctctcactttgtcacagcttccccttccccctccctacatcctcaagtccactctctagtaggtctgtgtctttattcctgtcttacccctaggttcttcatgacatttttttttcttaaatgccatatatatgtgttagcatacggtatttgtctttctctttctgacttacttcactctgtatgacagactctaggtccatccacctcattacaaatagctcaatttcatttctttttatggctgagtaatattccattgtatttatgtgccacatcttctttatccattcatccgatgatggacacttaggttgtttccatctcctggctattgtaaatagagctgcaatgaacattttggtacatgactcttgcaTTTTTCTTACGAGATGGTCCATAAGTCTCACCAGATAATCTAAAGGTGGGAGGGGATCCCTGACTCAGGAAAGGTTAAGAACCattggtgtaatttttttttcttttttttttgactgcaccaggcggcctgtgggatcttagctccccaaccagggatcgaatctgggccctcagcagtgaaagtgcggagtcctaaccactggactgccagggaattctcaggaAACACTGGTCTAGTTGCTTTACATATTCCCATGTTAGGAGCTGATCGTGTTATAAAATGATGATGTTTGATTgtgctttttggtttgttttcctctAGTACGAGTATGCTTTGAGACATTTGTACGTGTTGGTCAACCTTTGTGAAAACCCTTATCCGATTGACAGGTAACCCTGCACCTGGCATTTAAAGGGTCGGTGTCCTTCTGAAAGCAGAAGGGCACATGTAGCACTGCTGTCCTCTTCTGCACCTGGGCACTTTGCTTCTACCGGCTTCTGCCGGCTTCTACCTCTCACTGTGGACGAATTCAAAATAGATGCATCCCCAGGGTTGCTGGGTTGGGTGGGTCTGTCATACATGTTCCATGGTGGGTTCTGTTCATCTTCATTTCTTCAGAGTTGACCAACTTCGGGTTCAACAACTTCTTCTTCCCGTTTCTTACAGAATAAAATTGTCCATGAACAAGGTATGCCTTGGTTACTACTGAAATGCTGTCGACGCTTTTCTGAATGTGAACACGTCCCTTAGAATGTGTGCTGATCAGAGACAGAAGAGCTGGGGCCAGAGGGAGGCTCCCCCCGCGGCTGCAGGCCCTCCCGGGGATGTGATCAGGCCACGCAGGCCGCACTCCAGGCCTCCCCCAGGATGGCTTGCTCACCTTTATCTACTTCCCCAGCTCCTACAGGTCCTGTGTATCCTCTGAAAACCCCACAGATGTGGGAGGCTGAATCTCTGCACTGAGAAAGGTGCATTTGCTTTTTAAGAGGGGTTTTTTGCCCACGCCTTTTACGGAGCGACACGTTCACTGGGGCTTCTGCAGCCAGTGAAACAGTCTTTGAGGAATTTGAAGTCAGAACCTCTTAAGTCTTTACAGTGATTTTATGGGAGAGGGACATAAACCCCAAATGGAAAACTATTTTTAGAAAACAGTATAATTTTTGattgcttttgtattttatttgtcaatGATGGACaagtctgaaaaataaagatttataacTGAATCCGAGTATTAATTTCAGGTCCCTGACTTTGTAGTCTGGCCCCTCCTGGTGGGGTCCGCTCCCCATCTGTGTCTTccagcctcccctctcccacaCCGCCACCTGCCACTTTGTTCTCCCTGCTCCCCCGACCACCTGGATTTTTCAGCCTCCTGTGCCTTTGCTCCTTGCTGTGCCTTGTGCCCTGGAGTGCCTTTCCTTCCATCTGACCCATCCTCAAGGTGTATCTGAAAGTGCCCTGTCttcctcagcttccttctctcccacacACAAAAGTCCCCTCTCCTCTTTCCGCGGGCATTTGCGTTTTCCTTGGGGCTTTTCCAGCACTTGTAGGCGTGCCCTTACACCAcgcctgggggctgggaggttATCTAAGCTCCTCCGAGGGCACAGGCTGCCTGCCTTGTCTTTGTTTCCCTTGGCCCAGTGTCCCACACGGGGTGGTACTCACCGTGGGTTTGtgaaagacatttaaaagtaGCACTGACTCCATGTAGTGGAATATTAAATGCGGCCACGTAAAGGATGAA
Above is a genomic segment from Tursiops truncatus isolate mTurTru1 chromosome 2, mTurTru1.mat.Y, whole genome shotgun sequence containing:
- the LGMN gene encoding legumain isoform X1, translated to MIWEVAVLLSLALGAGAIPVDDPEDGGKHWVVIVAGSNGWYNYRHQADACHAYQIVHRNGIPDEQIIVMMYDDIANSEDNPTPGIVINRPNGSDVYEGVLKDYTGEDVTPQNFLAVLRGDAEAVEGKGSGKVLKSGPRDHVFVYFTDHGATGILVFPNDDLHVKDLNETIHYMHKHKKYQKMVFYIEACESGSMMSHLPPNIDVYATTAANPRESSYACYYDEARSTFLGDWYSVNWMEDSDVEDLTKETLHKQYQLVKSHTNTSHVMQYGNKSISAMKLMQFQGLKHKASSPISLPPVKHLDLTPSPEVPLTIMKRKLMSTNDLHESRRLVKKIDRQLEVRNVIEKSVRKIVALISGSDAEVDRLLSQRAPLTAHDCYQAAVSHFRTHCFNWHNPTAACGILAPQPGIESGPSAVKVRSPNHWTAREFSGNTGLVALHIPMLGADRVIK
- the LGMN gene encoding legumain isoform X2, yielding MIWEVAVLLSLALGAGAIPVDDPEDGGKHWVVIVAGSNGWYNYRHQADACHAYQIVHRNGIPDEQIIVMMYDDIANSEDNPTPGIVINRPNGSDVYEGVLKDYTGEDVTPQNFLAVLRGDAEAVEGKGSGKVLKSGPRDHVFVYFTDHGATGILVFPNDDLHVKDLNETIHYMHKHKKYQKMVFYIEACESGSMMSHLPPNIDVYATTAANPRESSYACYYDEARSTFLGDWYSVNWMEDSDVEDLTKETLHKQYQLVKSHTNTSHVMQYGNKSISAMKLMQFQGLKHKASSPISLPPVKHLDLTPSPEVPLTIMKRKLMSTNDLHESRRLVKKIDRQLEVRNVIEKSVRKIVALISGSDAEVDRLLSQRAPLTAHDCYQAAVSHFRTHCFNWHNPTYEYALRHLYVLVNLCENPYPIDRIKLSMNKVCLGYY